CAGAATATTTTAAAGGGGAAGGATTCACAGAAAGCCTTCGATGATATAATTGCTGAAATAAATAATTTATGGGAAGCCATGCAGAGGATTAACGATTTAACAGGAAAACAGGCGGAGAAGGTTAAAAGTGTTTCCAATGCGGTAGATGAGCTTGCAGCTGTTGCTCAGGAGACCGCAGCGGGTGTTGAGGAGATATCCGCTTCAACCGAGGAACAGAAGAGCTCCATTGATGTAATAATAAAAGATGCTGAAAGAATCTTTGAAATGGCAGAAGAGCTAAAGTCTACCTTTGAAATATTTACGAAGAATTTTAAATTTACCGATGAGCATAATAAATTGATAGAGGCTACAAAGGATATGGTAATAGAACTTTCCAAAAAAGATTACGTTATAAATTTCGATATTGACAGGCAACGAAAAGAGTTTAAAGAAGTCTTAAAGGCTAAGCCCTTTATCGCAAATATTTTTGTATCGGACCGGGAAGGCAGTTTGGCGTATAATACCTATGAAGAGCATATTTCCAAAAACTTTGCTTTCAGACCCTGGTTTAGAGAGGCAATGAAAGGCAATGTACATGTTACAAATCCCTATTTTGATGCCTCTACACATAAGCTGTGCGTAGCAGTATCTTGCCCCATTAAAAATGAAAAAGGTTCTATCGTGGGGGTAATTGGAGCGGACATATATCTTTTCTAAACTTTTCTGGTAGGTGAAAATAACAGTGGAGAGAATTATCGCAGTTGGAATTGGCAGCTTTTTCGGAGGAATTTTAAGGTACTTATTTTCAGGATGGGCTGCGGCTTTATTTGGAGAGTTTTTCCCCTTCGGAACGCTAATTGTGAATATTTTAGGAAGTTTTATAATGGGCTTTGTGATGGTGTCCGGTATTGAAGCCGGAATTATTGACTTTAAACTGCGGATTTTTTTAACTACAGGTATTATGGGAGCTTTTACAACCTTTTCCACCTTTTCTTATGAAACTATGCAGTTTATTTTTGAAGGAGAATTTTTGCTTGCGGCACTAAATATTGTTTTAAATTTAATTTTAGGCCTTTTTGGAGTATGGTTGGGTATTACTTTGGCAAGGTTATTTATTTTGTAAAAAGTAAGGTGATAATATGAAATTGCAGGGAAGGGGAAAATTATTGAAAATTTACATCGGTGAATCCGATAAATGGCACGGCGAGAACCTTTTTAACACTATAGTGAAAATGGCAAAAAAAGAAGGTATGGCGGGTGCTACCGTATACAGGGGCATAGAAGGATTTGGCGCTTCGAGCCGGCTTCATACCGCAAAAATATTAAGGCTTTCCGAGGATTTGCCGGTCATTGTTGAAATTATTGACAGTGAAGAAAAAATAAATAATTTCTTGGCCAAACTGGACGAAATGATAAAAGAAGGATTAATAATCCTGCTGGACGTAGAAATTATTAAATACACCTCAAAAGAACATAATAAACAGGAGGGATGATATGAAAAG
This genomic stretch from Thermovenabulum gondwanense harbors:
- the crcB gene encoding fluoride efflux transporter CrcB, producing MERIIAVGIGSFFGGILRYLFSGWAAALFGEFFPFGTLIVNILGSFIMGFVMVSGIEAGIIDFKLRIFLTTGIMGAFTTFSTFSYETMQFIFEGEFLLAALNIVLNLILGLFGVWLGITLARLFIL
- a CDS encoding DUF190 domain-containing protein, which translates into the protein MKLQGRGKLLKIYIGESDKWHGENLFNTIVKMAKKEGMAGATVYRGIEGFGASSRLHTAKILRLSEDLPVIVEIIDSEEKINNFLAKLDEMIKEGLIILLDVEIIKYTSKEHNKQEG